One region of Eupeodes corollae chromosome 1, idEupCoro1.1, whole genome shotgun sequence genomic DNA includes:
- the LOC129942187 gene encoding uncharacterized protein LOC129942187: MLKLSFCFSFFIITLVTANYDFHDPDFNEMLFQDITTEIKDITLRYRRSATDNTACECQEEQPKEDKFDVHCCRGQKPKKSEGLKKAREAKKKCFAEIRGDPDADVGFSYDPLTCEGIQAMREKTVCAAECIVKKLDLLDDSGAFKRDALLNHTLSTLVGEGRWNAKMMETYVDGCLNELKTVGNEKSNNDKPSCNPLPLEYHHCIWKKLVEGCPVESQMDTKKCQMIRERLTKGDTSHSQKFYKKLFKN, encoded by the exons ATGTTGAagcttagtttttgtttttcatttttcattataaCCTTAGTTACAGCTAATTATGACTTTCATGATCCCGACTTTA ATGAAATGCTCTTCCAAGACATAACAACGGAAATAAAAGACATAACACTGCGATACCGACGAAGTGCCACCGATAATACCGCATGTGAATGTCAAGAAGAGCAACCAAAAGAAGACAAGTTCGATGTTCACTGTTGTCGtggtcaaaaaccaaagaaatctGAAGGACTTAAGAAGGCAAGAGAGGCGAAAAAGAAGTGTTTCGCTGAAATCCGCGGAGATCCAGATGCTG ATGTTGGCTTCAGCTATGATCCACTTACCTGTGAGGGAATTCAAGCTATGAGAGAGAAAACTGTTTGTGCCGCAGAGTGCATAGTCAAGAAATTGGATTTACTTGATGACAGTGGGGCGTTTAAGCGTGATGCATTGCTAAATCACACCCTGAGCACACTTGTTGGAGAAGGTCGATGGAATGCCAAAATGATGGAGACTTACGTTGACGGTTGCCTAAATGAATTGAAAACTGTAGGCAATGAAAAGTCAAATAATGATAAGCCATCTTGTAATCCTTTACCGTTGGAATACCATCATTGTATTTGGAAGAAACTCGTAGAAGGTTGTCCGGTGGAGTCACAGATGGATACCAAAAAATGCCAGATGATCAGAGAACGTTTGACCAAAGGTGATACTTCGCACTcacaaaaattttataagaaactttttaaaaattaa
- the LOC129942186 gene encoding uncharacterized protein LOC129942186, which produces MFKIFVCVLVLAAAVSADYDFKDSEFNELLLDDFQLGLEDDEVLRFRRGAEVAAAASEQKECTREKNKKDKDCFCCNGSKADPAHVEVMKEVKKECIAQIRGASAPSYDPFDCEQMKLLKEQSVCTAECIAKRFNLVDEHGDMKRESVLVNLRAKIGDNNVWKSEAVEGFVDKCLAELKASKEKSAEAAAALKKESQPIEKESRDEKVGCNPCPLEFSHCIWREVVQGCPAESQIDSGKCKKIREGLAKGDKSFLNKHFLHHFSAHSEDKKSWE; this is translated from the exons atgtttaaaattttcgtGTGCGTTTTGGTTTTGGCAGCAGCCGTAAGTGCTGACTACGACTTCAAAGATTCTGAATTCA ATGAACTGCTATTGGATGATTTCCAATTGGGTTTGGAGGATGATGAAGTATTGAGATTCAGACGTGGTGCTGAAGTTGCTGCAGCAGCTTCCGAGCAAAAAGAATGTACCCGTGAGAAGAACAAGAAGGACAAGGATTGCTTCTGTTGCAATGGCAGCAAAGCTGATCCAGCCCATGTTGAGGTCATGAAGGAGGTCAAGAAGGAGTGTATTGCCCAAATTCGTGGTGCTAGTG CTCCTAGTTACGATCCCTTCGATTGTGAACAGATGAAACTCTTGAAGGAACAAAGCGTCTGCACTGCCGAATGCATTGCCAAGAGATTCAATTTGGTGGACGAACATGGTGACATGAAACGTGAATCAGTTTTGGTGAATCTTCGTGCTAAAATTGGTGACAATAATGTCTGGAAGTCAGAAGCTGTTGAAGGATTTGTCGACAAGTGTTTGGCTGAATTGAAGGCATCCAAGGAGAAgtcagcagaagcagcagcagcttTGAAGAAGGAATCACAACCAATTGAAAAAGAGAGCCGCGATGAGAAGGTTGGATGCAATCCATGCCCATTGGAATTCTCACACTGTATCTGGAGGGAGGTTGTTCAGGGATGTCCAGCTGAGTCTCAGATCGATAGTGGAAAATGCAAGAAGATCCGAGAGGGTTTGGCCAAGGGTGATAAGTCATTCTTGAACAAGCATTTCCTCCATCATTTCTCCGCCCACAGTGAAGATAAGAAAAGTTGGGAATAA